One window of the Hypanus sabinus isolate sHypSab1 chromosome 13, sHypSab1.hap1, whole genome shotgun sequence genome contains the following:
- the LOC132403562 gene encoding zinc finger protein 271-like: MEERLFTCSVCRKGFTQSVDLLAHQHIHTGETLFTCSDSGMGFTQSSDVQRHQRVHTGGRPFTCSECGKGFTQSSHLKVHQRIHTGERPFTCSDCGKGFTQSSHLKVHQRDHTGEKPFTCSDCGKGFTQSSHVKVHQRVHTGEKPFTCSDCGKGFTQSADLLAHQRVHTGERPFTCSDCGKGFTHSSNLQRHQRVHTEERPFTCSVCGKGFTRASSLQTHQSVHTGERPFTCSDCGKGFTRSSYLKAHQSVHTGERPFTCSDCGKGFTRSSDLKVHQRFHTGERPFTCSDCEKGFTRSSDLLAHLRVHTGERPFTCSVCGKGFTQSSDLKIHQRVHTEERPFTCSNCGKGFTRSYDLLAHQRVHTGERPFTCSVCGKGFTRSSGLQTHQSVHSGEKPFTCSVCGEGFTQLSHLKVHQRVHTGD, from the coding sequence atggaggagaggctgttcacctgttctgtgtgtaggAAGGGGTTCACTCAGTCAGTTGACCTACTGGCTCACCAGCACATTCACACTGGTGAGACACTGTTTACCTGTTCAGATAGTGGgatgggattcactcagtcatccgacGTGCAGAGACACCAGCGCGTTCACACTGGAgggaggccgttcacctgttctgaatgtgggaagggatttactcagtcatctcatctgaaggtacaccagcgcattcacactggagagagaccattcacctgttctgactgtgggaagggatttactcagtcatctcatctgaaggtaCACCAACGCGATCataccggggagaagccattcacttgctcagactgtgggaagggattcactcagtcatctcatgtgaaggtacatcagcgagttcacactggggagaagccgttcacctgttcggattgtgggaagggattcactcagtcggcTGATCTACTGGCACACCAACgcgttcacactggtgagagaccgttcacctgctccgattgcgggaagggattcactcactcttccaacctacagagacaccaacgagttcacactgaggagaggccattcacctgttcagtgtgtgggaaggggttTACTCGCGCATCCAGTctacagacacaccagtcagttcacactggggagaggccattcacctgctcagactgtgggaagggatttactcggtCATCTTATTTGaaggcacaccagtcagttcacactggggagaggccattcacctgctcagactgtgggaagggattcactcggtcatctgatctgAAGGTTcatcagcgatttcacactggtgagaggccattcacctgctcagattgtgaaAAAGGATTTACTCGATCATctgacctactggcacacctgcgagttcacactggggagaggccgttcacctgttctgtgtgtgggaagggattcactcaatcatctgatctgaaaatacatcagcgagttcacactgaagagagaccattcacctgctccaattgtgggaaaggatttactcgATCATATGACCTActggcacatcagcgagttcacactggggagaggccattcacctgttctgtatgtgggaagggattcactcggtcatctggcctacagacacaccagtcagttcacagtggggagaaaccgttcacctgctcagtctgtggggaaggatTTACCCAGTTATCTCATCTGAAGGTacaccagagagttcacactggggattGA